Within the Micromonospora citrea genome, the region CGGGGTCCAGACGGTGCCGCGGTCGCCTTGGACGGCGGTGAGGTCGTCGGCGCAGGCGGCCAGCAGGTCGACGGCGTCGCGCAGGTCGCGCCACACGGTGACCACCGACACCTCGAAGCCGGCGGCCAGCCGGGTGCGGGTGTCGCCGTTGCGCAGGTGGGCCACGGCCATCAGCGCCCGCCGCTGCGCAGGCAGCCTCCGCCAGCGGGCGCCGAGCGCACGTCGGCGGTCGCGGATCAGCTCGGTCAGGCGGGTGAGACTGGGCGTGGACGGCGGGACAGGTCAGCAACGAAGCTCCCCTGCCGGGCAGCGCGTCTTGGTCGACTGCTGTCCTGCCGGGAGCTTCGTCCGCACTATCTGGAGCAGCGACACACCACTGAGCGCCTGCTCAGGAACCCTTGATCACGAGGAAAATGGCCCATTGACCGACACCGCTGCTGGGAACACCTTCACCGAGTTACGAGGCGTCCTTTAGATTTGTTCACGAGAGCCCACCAAAAAACCCTGGTCAAGCCATGTTTATCGATCCGTTACCAAGGGCGGACTCCGCAGGAACTGCGGCACCCTTACGGTCCATCTATAACTACTGCAGATACGGAGTGATTCATGAAAAAAGCAGCGAAGAAGCGACTCGCAGCGGCGGGGGGAGCACTCGCACTCGCGTTTGCCGGCATCCTTCCCGTCGCGGTACCGGCATCTGCGGCGGTCGAACCCATTCCGAGCGCGACGGTGGATGGGAGAGACGCCGAAACGATGGACTTCGGAACCATGGCGTCATGTGCGAACTGGACGCCGCACATGAGGCGAGTCATCGTCGGCAGCGCGAAGGTGCACAGCAGCTACTACGGGTCATCCCCTGTGGTAGCCACATGGAAGTCCAAGACGCTTTTCCGCATCGACAAGCGCTGCGTGAACAATCACGGAAACGTGTGGTGGCACTCGGACTGCTGCACTGGCGTTAAGGGCTGGATCTGGAACGACTACACGGAGTTCGCCCACTACAACTGACAGGGCTCCCCCCACTGCCGTTGGTCGCTGCGAACAGAGCGCCTTGAGTTTTGCGCAGCTACCAGCGCGGTGATTGAGCAACGGCACAACCAGTCACATAGCGACCATCTTCGCGCCTCTGAGGTGAACTGGCCAGGGCGACAAGGTGTATGCCCGACCAGGCATACGACCTTGTCGCCCTGACCCCTTGGGCGTCGACCCCTTCGATCTTCGCCCCACAGTCAATTCTTGAAGGGCACACAACCCGAGCTCGGCAGTCGCGCTGAGCGCCTCTCGCCGTGGGTCTGGCTGGTCGGATCGTGATGCGGGGCGAGGATGGCCTCGATGATCGCGGTGGCCCGTCGGGGGCTGCAGCGACACTCACCATCCAGGCCGAGCGGCGCGGTCGCCCGGCAAGGCGCGGCCGCATTGCCGCGAGCCGGGGCTAGGCGGGCTTCCGGGTGACCGCCTCCGAGGGCCGTTGAGCAGATCGAGTAAACCGGACATCTGCTCCATGGGGGCGCTAAAGACGGATACCATGTCAAGACGGATGAATGGCCGATAGTATCCGCTGTGAGCGCGATTGACAGGTGGATGCTGCCCCGACGGCGTTCCGCATCCCGACCATCCGATCCACGCAGGGGCGAACCATGGCCAACGACCATCACCGTCGTCGCCCGCAGTCTCGCCTCCGCCCGGTTCGCTGGCGGCCTACACCGGTCACCCTTCGGACTCGTCGGCGTGTCGGCGCGGGCGTGCGACTCGTCGTCGCACTGATGCTGGCGGGCGGAACATACGCCGCCTTCGCACCCAGCGTCCGCGCGGACGAGACCCCACGGTTCAGCGGCGCCGCGGCCGAGGGCGAGGCCCTGTTCGACCTCGGCTGCGTCACCTGTCACGGCAACAACGCCCAGGGGGTGCAGGGTCGCGGCCCGAGTCTCGTCGGCGTCGGCGCGGCGTCGGTGGAGTTCCAGGTCGGCACCGGCCGAATGCCGCTGGCACGCCAGGAGGCGCAGGCCATGCGCAAGCCGCAGCTCTACACCGACGAACAGGTCCGCCAGTTGGCCGCCTACATTCAGGAACTCGGCGGCGGACCGGTCGTGCCGGACTCCGTCGGAGGCGCGATCCCCGACGCCGATCTGGTACGCGGCGGTGAACTGTTCCGAATCAACTGCTCGCAGTGCCATGCGTTCGGCGGCGGTGGGGGCGCGTTGTCCTCCGGAAAGTACGCCCCCAGCCTGTATCCCGCCACCGATCGGATCATCTACGCGGCCATGCTCAGCGGCCCGCAGAACATGCCGGTCTTCGGCGACAGCGCGCTCACCCCTGAGCAGAAGGCCGACGTCATCGCCTACATCCAGCAGGTCGTACAGGACGACCGCGACCCGGGCGGGTTCAATCTCGGCCGCTACGGCCCGTCCACCGAGGGCCTCACGGTCTTCCTGGTCGGCATCGTCGCATTGGTCATCGCCAGCTTGTGGATCGCAGGAAAGTCGTGAGCGAGCACCTGACACGGCAGGGCCGGGGGCCGGTCGAGGTGACCGGTCGGAACCTGTCCCGCTTCGAGGTGGTACGCGAAGGTGCACGCCGCGACGACATCGAGATAGTCCACTACGAGCCGCAGGTCGCACCCGGCTCCCGGGCCGAGCAGCGGCTGAGCAGGACGGTGGCCGCCCTGTTCCTGCTCGCCGGGCTCGCGGGCACGGCGTTCCTGGTCGTCTACATCTGGTGGCCGTGGCGGTACCGCCTCCGCGGCGACATCGAGGAGCTCTACACCCCGCTGCTCGGCGCGACCGCGGGCATCGCCATGCTCGGTATCGGCTTCGGCATCCTGGTGTGGGGCAAGAAGCTGCTGCCCAAGGAGATATCGATCCAGGACCGGCACGAGGGGGCCGTCTCCCCCGACGAGCAGAGGATCACCGGCCAGACGATGCTGCACATGGTCGACGAACTGGGCGTCCGGCGCCGCCCCCTGCTCGGGGTCTCCCTCCTGGCCGGGCTGGCTCCGGTCGGCGCTGCCGTCGCCGCGCCACTGGTCGGTGGGCTGATCAAGGATCCGCACGACGGCCGGGAACTGTTCACCACGGGGTTCGCGCCCGCCGACGACAACGGCGCGGTCACCCGCGTCCGGCTCGTACGCGAGGACGGTCGACCGGTGCGGCCCTCGTTCCTGCTGCCCGGCGGGCAGCTCACCGTGTTTCCCGGGATCCCCCACGGTGTCAGCAACCAGTACGCCGATTCGGTCACCCTGCTCATCCACCTGCGCGCCGCAGACGCCCTGACCGCACGGGAGAACAACCGTGACATCGGTCGGGTGGACTGGATGTGGGGCAACTACATCGCCTACTCCAAGATCTGCACGCACGCCGGCTGTCCCGCCAGCCTCTACGAGCAGCAGACCAACCGGCTGCTCTGCCCGTGCCACCAGTCGCAGTTCCTCGTCACCGACAACGCCAAGCCCATCTTCGGCCCCGCCAGCCGCCGCCTGCCCCAACTGCCCATCGAGGTCGACGACGAAGGGTTCTTCGTCGCCACCTCCGACTACCAGGAGCCGATCGGCCCGGACTTCTGGGAACGCCCCTGACCCGGCCGCTGTCGGTCCGGCAGACCGTCGCCGTCCCTGCGTCTCGCCCGCGCCGCCTGCCGCCCCGACCGGGGTCGGGCGGTGTCTTCCCCACCGCCTTCCGCGGGTTCCGCGATGCCGGGGCCTCCGTCAGGCCGGGGCTTCCGTCCGGGCAGGTGTGAACAAGGCGGTTCGGGGGACTCGTCCCTCGTGGCCCGTCGGCAGACCCGCTCCACCCGTACTGCCGCGATCCGCGACAGCTTCTGGCTGATGCCTGCCTGTTTCGCCGCCTGCTCCCTGCTGCTGGCGATCGCCCTGTCGACCGTGGAGCTGCGTCTCGTCCTGCCGCTGAACAACGTCCTGCCCAGCGGGCCAGCCGGTGCCCGCGCGCTGCTCTCCGCGATCATCACCGCGATGATCTCTCTCACCGCGCTGGTCTTCTCCATCACCGTGGTCGCCCTGCAGTTGGTCGCCAGCCAGTACTCTCCCCGGATCCTGCGCACCTTTCTCGAAGACCGCGTCATCCAGGCCGCCCTCGGACTGTTCATCGCGACCTTCCTCTTCGCCATGGTCGTGCTCGCCGCACTGCCCGACCGGCCCGGACCACGGGTGCCGGAACTGTCCCTGGCCACCAGTCTGCTGCTCGTCCTGGCAAGCAGCGCCGTCTTCGTGTGGTACCT harbors:
- a CDS encoding c-type cytochrome; this encodes MANDHHRRRPQSRLRPVRWRPTPVTLRTRRRVGAGVRLVVALMLAGGTYAAFAPSVRADETPRFSGAAAEGEALFDLGCVTCHGNNAQGVQGRGPSLVGVGAASVEFQVGTGRMPLARQEAQAMRKPQLYTDEQVRQLAAYIQELGGGPVVPDSVGGAIPDADLVRGGELFRINCSQCHAFGGGGGALSSGKYAPSLYPATDRIIYAAMLSGPQNMPVFGDSALTPEQKADVIAYIQQVVQDDRDPGGFNLGRYGPSTEGLTVFLVGIVALVIASLWIAGKS
- a CDS encoding ubiquinol-cytochrome c reductase iron-sulfur subunit → MSEHLTRQGRGPVEVTGRNLSRFEVVREGARRDDIEIVHYEPQVAPGSRAEQRLSRTVAALFLLAGLAGTAFLVVYIWWPWRYRLRGDIEELYTPLLGATAGIAMLGIGFGILVWGKKLLPKEISIQDRHEGAVSPDEQRITGQTMLHMVDELGVRRRPLLGVSLLAGLAPVGAAVAAPLVGGLIKDPHDGRELFTTGFAPADDNGAVTRVRLVREDGRPVRPSFLLPGGQLTVFPGIPHGVSNQYADSVTLLIHLRAADALTARENNRDIGRVDWMWGNYIAYSKICTHAGCPASLYEQQTNRLLCPCHQSQFLVTDNAKPIFGPASRRLPQLPIEVDDEGFFVATSDYQEPIGPDFWERP